A region of the Paramormyrops kingsleyae isolate MSU_618 chromosome 6, PKINGS_0.4, whole genome shotgun sequence genome:
AAGCATGGTGATGATCTAATAAATGGAACATCTGACAAAAGAACACTGTGCAAGGCCTGCTGGCATAGAATGGTTTTAGATTACAGTATGGTACAGATATTTACATcttttacagtaggaaacataCAAGTGAAGTGTGCCATTGAATTCCAAATTCTTAAATCATTATACTATGGTGTTTGATTACAGATAGCACTATTTGGACTCAACAACCTGAAGTACTAACATATACTGGTGACAGAATGCTGTTATACACTGTGTTGAAATCCTGCCGTGACACTCCTCGATTTGTGTCCCTGCATCTCTCACGCAGGCAGCACAGGCTCTCCCGTGACGTTCAACAAGAACGGCGATGCCCCGGGACGCTACGACCTGTTCCAGTACCAGGCGGGCAGCAACATCTCCGGAGGTTACCGGCTCGTCGGCCAATGGATGGACTCGCTGCAGCTCAGCGTAGGTCCACCTTTCAGTGCAGAGGGAAAGAGACGCACACCCTGGGCTGTATCACACTCAGGTGTCACAATGGTAACATTTCAAATGATGGTTTATTTGCCCAAGtgcaggtacattggaatgctccTTTTTGCATGTCCCATCTTCTGTATACACATTAGAAGTGTGGGATCCCAGTttagggtcagccatttatctagCCCCATTGGAGAATTTCTTGGAGGGGAGGGTTTTAGGGCCTTGCTGATGGGCCCAATGGAGACACGACTGTTTTAAGGACAGGATCTgacccagcaaccttccaatcacaagtACAAAGGCCTAACCTGAGCCACAAGCCACCCCTGAGCCTAAGCTACCAGCAACATAACTAGCAGAATTGACTAAGGAGAAGCAGGGCAGTTAATTCTCAGCTTCTTTGGGCAACTCTTTGATGACGAGCTCTATGACCGGAGAGCCATCTGTCTGCCGGTCCGGCTCTGAGGGCTAGTTAGGACGCTTTGAGAACCAGAGCTAATGAGTACTCAGTGGAGAAACATGTAGAGCTTCAGCAGGTTGTGTAGACAAGCTCGGTGGGTCATTAAGGTCATCGCGCATTCGTCTATGATGCCTCCACTATACAGATCTATACAAATACAAAAGCGAAACACATTGTCATTCAGTCATTCACTTGCTCAGAAAGTTTGAGTTTATTCAAGCAGGTACTAGACTCATTTGGGCTGCCATTCTATGACTAATGTGTGAAAAAATGAGCTACGTGTTAATTACCTTTTCCCATATGATTGCTCATCTTTTCTGCTAATACATATTGCTATACATTATACATTTATGCATAATTAAGGCCTCTGTGCTCCCTGTGTTGGCTTGACCTTATTCTGTATTGATGGCCAATCTGGGGTACATAAACCATTCTGTCCGCACAAATATTTCAGTTTTCCGTAGAGAACtgtttaataataaatgtataccATCAGAACATGCATATTATGTGGTAAAGTGCCTCACAGTCATTAATCAACACTGAAATTAGTTAGAATTTAAATATGCCAATATACACCAATTTACTGTTAGCTACTAATAagcatttattaatatatattatatataaatatatcttaATGAGCATGACCAGCCATGTATCACAATGTCCTTATTCTTCTGAGACATGTCTTACATATGCCTTCACATACATCTCTATTTTCTGTGTTAACATGTGCACTTCAACTATCTCATAAATCCATTTTCTACATGTTGTGAGACCTATATCGCTAAATTCTTTTGGTTATGGATAAACACAGTCTTTGCTTCTGGGATTTAGGTCTGTGTTGAACCAGAATATTTGTCTATGGCGAATATTTTAAGGCCTTCCATCTGAAACATGGCACCTATACCTAATTATGTGGATTTTTTTGTAGGAGATGTTCTTTGGAAAAATCCTTCGAAACCCAGGTCTGGATTTAACATTGAGCTACTGGTTTCTATGAAGGCGGTAATCCTGTAAATCCGACAAAGGAACATATAAATATCTGCACATGGCATTTCTCTGGTGATAGATGTATGTACAGACATACTATGCACAGGTTCTACAGTTGGGTATCCTAGCAACCAAGCAGAGAGCGATGAAACTGAATCCCAAAATCAATGTGACAGGATAACAGTCCACACTGCGTTGCCTAAAATGTTCATGTCATTTCTTTTAAGCAGAATTTGTAAAAGTAATTTAATCGTGAAACATTTTCTCTAAATTTTTAAAAGAGAGCAAAAGAATTATGGCATATTGGCCAGGTGTCTGATTTTTAAATGGCTGATAAGGAGCACAGAAAAGCTCACTTCTGCCCTCTAACTGCTTTCTGTAGACTTGCATGGCATACGATGCCCTTTAAACATTGCAAGTAAATTCAGAGATTACCTGAAAGCTTTCAACAACAAGCGTGACATATGGCAATACAGATAAATCCATGCAAAGCTCTCAGTCCACTCTGAAGATCTTCTGTGTCAGCACCAAAGTTGTTCCGATGTTCTGTTCCCACTGCAGTTCCCATAACCACCCAGCCGCCCCACCCCAATCAGCTTTCCTTGTATAGTCCCGCCCCCTTGGTCACATGCCTTCTTCTGTGTGGCCAGAGATGATGCATGTGCTGAAAGTTACAGCCTCATTATCATAAAAGAATATGTCAAAGGCTTCAATATTGAGACATATCTGCCAAAAAAGGATgcaagatttatttattttttagaaaGGATAAGAAAATTCTGTTTCTCTACATGTAAACAAATACTTTTGTGGGGAAACATATGCTTCATATGTTAAAGACAATCTTTAAAACAATGATAGTAGTCTCTGAATGTGAAGTCCCTATCTCCAGTTCCGTGGACTTTCTTCAGGGTCACCCACACCCTGCCGATGACCTTATTGGAATTTTGACTCTTAAGCGGGGTCCTGTGTGGAGGGCTGACCCTAAATCGTGCAGGACAACACTCTCAGGGCACCTTGGTGCATGCCGGCCTTTTGGGGTCGTCTAGTTAGGCCACGAGTTGGGGCTGATCAGCAGCAAGATGAAGACAAAATATCAGGAGACATTACTCTGTTTTTCACCTTTGCAGGGCCCGGAGCCCAAATACACCACACAGAATTCATGGCTGGTTTGTAACTTGCTGGACCCTGATCCAGAGCATTGAGTTCCAGCTGACAAGTTTATCTTGTTCAGGATTCATGACTGATCATTGTTAAGTATCTGGGGAAGACAGTAGCAGCTGTGTTCTGGATATTTCTGTATaatgtttaatttttcttttttatcgtTCACCAGACTGTAGTCATTTCATCTACTGTACCTTTGTCGATTCCAATGCACAACACATCCTTTAATGTTATTTTGCCTTGTTCTTTTTAGTAACTGCATTTATAAATTACAAAAACATTGGTAAATATTTTGTAAAGACATTTACCAAATTTTCCTAATATTGTTGTTATTCGTATagtgaaacaaaacaaagatcAATTTAGAAAATTAATTCTCACTAACATCTAGTGATCTTCATGAAGACATTTACATGCTTGTCAAGCTTGCTGCAGcgaaaacacagaaaaacagtCATCAAAAAAGGGTCTCTTTATACAAAGTCATTTTAACCATTACCAATAAGTCATATTTTGTCGATGTCAACTGCTGGGTGGCTGGGCAGAAGGCATAGGAGTGAAGCTTGACTAATAACGAAAATCTGACAATTCACGTCATCATTTTGTCCTTGTTTAGTTTGGGCTGCATTGCAACTTGTGAGATCGCAGGTTGGGCTAAAAGACTTAAACACCTTTATGTTTCGATTCACTGGGTCTTCCTGATTTGCAGATGGATGACCTTCAGTGGCCCAGCGGAGAGTCTGAGGTCCCACTCAGCGTGTGCAGCCTGCCCTgcaggatgggcgagcggaagAAGGTGGTGAAAggcgttccctgctgctggCACTGCGAGCCCTGTGACGGGTACCAGTACCAGCACGACGAAATCTCCTGCAAGCTCTGTTCCTACAACATGCGGCCCAACCCCAACAGAACCGGCTGTGAGCCCATTCCAATCATCAAACTGGAATGGCATTCCCCTTGGGCGGTCATTCCCGTCTTCCTGGCCATACTGGGTATCACAGCTACTATATTCGTCATGGCCACCTTTATCCGGTACAATGACACCCCCATAGTGCGAGCCTCAGGTCGGGAGCTGAGCTACGTGCTGTTGACGGGGATCTTCCTCTGTTACATCATCACCTTCCTCATGATCGCCATGCCCGACGTGGCCGTCTGTTCCTTCCGCCGCATTTTCCTTGGCCTAGGAATGTGCATAAGCTACGCGGCGCTGCTCACCAAGACCAACCGCATCTACCGCATCTTCGAACAGGGCAAGAAGTCCGTGGCTGCCCCCCGGCTGATCAGTCCCACCTCCCAGCTGGCCATCACATCTAGTCTCATATCTGTCCAGCTCATGGGGGTCCTCATTTGGTTCGGGGTTGACCCCCCCAACATTATCATTGACTACGATGAACAGAAGACCATGAATCCCAGTCAAGCCAGGGGGGTGTTAAAGTGTGATATCACAGACCTGCAAATAATCTGCTCTCTTGGATACAGCATTTTGCTGATGGTGACGTGTACGGTGTACGCTATCAAAACACGAGGGGTTCCAGAGGACTTCAACGAAGCCAAGCCCATTGGCTTCACCATGTACACCACCTGCATCGTCTGGCTTGCCTTCATCCCCATATTTTTTGGCACGGCCCAGTCGGCAGAGAAGGTGAGAATCTTCATATTCCTTAATCCGTTATTTGCTTATTTGAGACACCCTGCAAATATATACACCAGAAGTCCACTGTAACTGAATTTGGCTTATTGTAACAGTGACATTATAACAAGGCTGTGCTTTTCACAGtattgaaaatatatttatttaaaagacaGTGCAGCATAAAATATACTTTGTGGTGAATTCTTACCCCACATGCTTGTATAAATAGTCCTACTGGAAActgattaatattaatattccaCCTACGCTGTGGAACTGAAAAAAAGATGATCTTTTTACTTTAGATATTCGCTTATTGGCCAAACTAAAAAAGCGATGAGGATGGCTTGTTAGGGCAAATCACATATACTGtaagattttacctttttaccCTGACTTAGAGAGTGTTTGTCAGGTATCTGGAATTTGCACTGACCCCGGTCATAACAGAAATGCAAATAGCTCTCTGGTGGGTCGTATACAAAATGTTGCCTCGTGAGAAGGTGCTGATCAGCAGTCAGAGCTAAGAAAGAGCATCAGCTTAAGCACGACTTGCCGGTCGGCGGCACGAAGGGCTTCCCTTGCACCCTTGTGTTCATGAATCCAAACTTGGCTCAACGGTTGCTGGAAATT
Encoded here:
- the LOC111855808 gene encoding metabotropic glutamate receptor 7-like isoform X2; this translates as MVDIVKAMGWNYVSAVASEGNYGEKGVEAFMQLSREAGGICMAQSLKIPAGYKQADFDKIIRQLLETRQSRVVVVFASDLDIQEILNATKRANLVGHFLWIGSDSWGAKQSPISQLEDVAVGAITIQPKRSTIEGFDTYFTSRTLENNRRNVWFAEFWEENFNCKLMSSSKKEDTSRKCTGQERIGTDSFYQQDGKVQSVIDAVNAMAHALHNMQKDLCPDLSGVCPEMEQAGGKKLLKYIRNVRFNGSTGSPVTFNKNGDAPGRYDLFQYQAGSNISGGYRLVGQWMDSLQLSMDDLQWPSGESEVPLSVCSLPCRMGERKKVVKGVPCCWHCEPCDGYQYQHDEISCKLCSYNMRPNPNRTGCEPIPIIKLEWHSPWAVIPVFLAILGITATIFVMATFIRYNDTPIVRASGRELSYVLLTGIFLCYIITFLMIAMPDVAVCSFRRIFLGLGMCISYAALLTKTNRIYRIFEQGKKSVAAPRLISPTSQLAITSSLISVQLMGVLIWFGVDPPNIIIDYDEQKTMNPSQARGVLKCDITDLQIICSLGYSILLMVTCTVYAIKTRGVPEDFNEAKPIGFTMYTTCIVWLAFIPIFFGTAQSAEKLYIQTATLTISMNLSASVALGLLYMPKVYIIIFHPELNVQKRKRSFKAVVTAATMTSRLAHKPSERPNGEAKTELCENVDATSPAAKKKYVSYNNVVS